The Spirosoma sp. SC4-14 DNA window ACAGGCCCGGTGGTAAAGGCGACGACGATATTTATTTCTTCCAGGAAGGTCCAGCCGCCGACACCACCACAATTGCCCAGAACAAACGCAATGCGCCTAAAGTGGTTCATTATTTCCTGGCCGGAACAGTCTCGGCCAATGAAACACCTGTAACTCCGCTCGATTCGGCCCACGTTCGGATCATCGACGATGCTACGGGTCAGCCCATTGCCGAAGCGACAACCGGTCAGCCGGGTACGTTTGGTAAATATCCATTGCAGGAAGGGAAGGACTATACCATTTTGGCCGAACGCAAAGGATACCTGACCCGCCGGGAGCAGTTTACGATGCAGGGTAAGAGCATTCCTGACGTGTTTCTGGTAAAACCCGAAACCGATACTACCTTCAACGTAGCGCTGCTACTTGACAAGGCAACGCTGAACAAAACTTTCGTGCTGGAGAATATTTATTACGATCTCGATAAGTATAACATTCGCCCCGATGCCGCTGAGGAACTCGACAAACTGGTCACGATTCTGAAAGACAACCCAACGCTCAAGATTGAGCTAAGCTCGCATACCGACGTTCGGGCTCCAGATGCATATAATATGCGCCTATCACAAAACCGGGCTAAAGCCGCTGTCGATTATATCGTTTCGAAAGGGATCGATCCGAGCCGTCTGGTAGCAAAAGGCTATGGTGAAACGCAGCTTGTAGTGAAAAACGCTAAAACCGAGGAAGAACATCAGCGGAACCGACGGACTGAGTTTAAAATTCTTGAGTTGTAATGAGCAATTAACTTTGTCAAAAGCTAAAAACTGACGGAGTCATAAAAGGGTAATTGGTAGCGGGGGCATAACAATTTGGCCGGTTTACCAATTACCCTTTTAACTTAACCATTTACTAGCTATGAATGATAAACTCCGTCAACCGCTCGTCGTTATCAGCGTTATCTTTCTGATTGTCATGAATTATCTCTCCAATGCAGGAGCATTCGGTGGCAGAACGAACAAGGAAATTTCGGACCAGTACCATACCCTGATCACTCCGGCAGGTTATGCCTTCGCCATCTGGGGACTGATTTTTCTGGGTTTACTGGCTTTTGCCATTTATCAGGCTACGCCGTCGCAACGCACAAATCCGCGTTTTCGGGCTATCGGTGTCTGGGTTATTATCAATGCGGTGTGCAATGCCATCTGGAGCCCGTTGTTCAATACCGAACACATTGGTCTGGCATTGATCGTTATTCTGGTTATGCTGACTTCCCTGGTTATTATTGAACAGCAACTGCTGGAGAAGGGGAACGTACCACTCCTGCCAACCGATCCCGACGAGACCCTGCCCGAATCAGCCGCTTCGCCCATGGAAACGTGGCTGGCCCGAATCCCGTTTTCTATTTATTTCGGCTGGCTTACGGTGGCTACTATTCTGAACGTGGCCGTTTTTCTGAAAGCCACCGATTTTAGCCTGATGGGCCTCAGTGAACAAACCTGGGCTATTGCTATTCTGATTGTGGGGCTGGTGGTTGGTGCTATCGTGTTCAACCGGTTTCGGAGTGTTGCCTACATTCTGGTGTTTGCCTGGGCCTATGCCGCCATTGCCGTTGAGCAGCAGGGTATAGGGCAAATTCCGTTAGTAGCGGGTGCAGGGGCTATTGTTGCTATAGTACTGGCGATTATTGGCCTGATTTCGCGAAAAACACCCAGCTATTCGTAGGTCATATAATCAGAGATAAAATAACTGTGCCACGGTTCAAAACCGTGGCACAGTTATTTATGACTAGTTAGGCGCATTACCCTACTCTTCCAGAATGGTGATGCTATTGATCTTGTCGCCCTGACGTATCTGGTCGATTACATCCAGCCCTTCAACCACTTTTCCAAAAACGGTATGGTTTCGGTCCAGATGCTGTGTATTCTGGCGGTTGTGGCAGATGAAGAACTGCGATCCGCCCGTATTCCGGCCCCGGTGCGCCATCGACAAAACTCCCCGATCGTGATATTGGTTGTCGCCGGTTAGTTCACAGTCGATCGTGTAGCCCGGACCACCTGCGCCGGTGCCCGTTGGGTCGCCACCCTGAATCATGAAGTTAGGAATGACCCGGTGAAAGGTAACTCCATCGTAAAAGCCTTTTTTGGCCAGTGAAATAAAATTGTTAACCGCTTTCGGGGCATCTTTTTCGAAAAACTCGATGAGCATAGTCCCCTTATCCGTATTCATTTGTGCCTTTGGCATAGCAGAAATCGATTTTGTTGTGGCCGCAAAATTACGACGAATTCTGGTCTCGGGTATAGCTAGTCAATAACTCATAGTTGGTAAAAGCATTAAGGGGAATGATTTGGTTGATTTTGTCAAGTAATAGTAGTAATGTTGTGCCTGAATAGCATCAACTGTCATGAATTCAATTGCCGAGGTCCGTACATTTAACCGATATTATACAAATCTGATCGGAGTTATTGACCGTCATATTTTAAAAAGCAACCTATCGCTGGCCGAAGCCCGGGTTTTGTTCGAGATCGCTAATCAGCCCAATTGCACACAAACTCATCTGATTGAACAGCTCAGCATCGATGCCGGTTATTTGAGTCGTATCATTAAACAATTTGAGCACGATGAACTACTGACCCGCAATCGTTCTTCAACCGATGGTCGAGCAAGTAACTTAAGTCTGACAGCTACTGGTCAGGCATTGTTCCGAACTCTAAGTACAGAATCGGATCAGGAATTAGGAGCCTTGACAAGCCATTTAACCGAACAGCAGTTTGGGCAGTTGGTGGCTAGCATGCAAACGATTCGGCACCTGTTGAGCCGAGAGACTGCTATGCCATCGCTTACGATCCGTCATGATCTGCGCCCCGGCGATCTGGGTCTCGTAACCCGTTATCATGGCCTTTGGTATGCGCCCGAATTTGGTTACGATATGAGTTTCGAAGGATATGTGGCCGAAACCGTAAGCGAGTTTGCCGAGAATTACTCACCAGAAAAAGATCGGTTATGGATAGCCGAAGCCGATGGACAGTTCGTGGGCTGTATTGCGGTTGTTGGTCGGCTGGCAACGGTGGGCCAATTGCGCTGGTTTTTGCTCGATAAAGCGTTCAGAGGACAGGGTGTAGGTAAAAAACTGGTCGATGTCGCACTCGCCTTTAGCCGGGAACGTAACTACAAAAGCCTCTATCTGTTAACGACAACTGACCAGACAACGGCACATCATATCTACAAACGCGCTGGATTTGAATTGACCGATGAGCACGAACCGGTTCGGCTGTGGGGGCAAACTATTCAGGAGCAGCGATACGAGTTAATGCTGTAAGGGAATGATGATAGGGTTGATAAATTAATTCTTGGAATAGGTCAATTTTTAGATTCGCTTTTTTAGTATAATGCAACTAAATTGCCTGATCTTTAGTTGGAAAGAATAAATTATTGCTATCTGCCTTCTTGTTTTTGTTCAATTATACTCAGCTATTTCTGTTAATTGAGTAGTAATACTTCGTTGATTTTACGAGGTGTTTTTTGAATTCTATACCGTACGTTTTTCTGTTTAGTCGCCTTGGAAACTCAACTGATTCCATATTATGATAATCTGCCCGATTTTCTGAAGGCAGTGAAATCTATCGATTCAACGAACCGTTGCTTTGGAATCTTTCCGTTTGAGCAGTTTGGCGGGCCGGGCGAAGTGATTCCGCCGTTTCGAAGCAGCACATACGTAGCTGCTCTGGTAACGCAGGGGAGTGGTACCATTCATCTGGATGGTGTTCCGTATGAGGTGAAGCCGGGTACACTCTACTTTCTTCGTCCCTGGACCGTTCGGGCAATTCATAAACAGGATCAATGGTATGGATCTGTGCTGATGTTTACGCCTGAATTTGTTGCCAAACGGTCGGTGCTGTCCGATCCAATGCGGGAGTATCCGTTTTATCGGAAAGGCGCCCAGCCATTAATTCATATTACCCCCGACGAAGTAGCAGAACTCTATCATCAATTTGAACTGATTGATAAAGAATCGGCTCATCCAGACCGCCCTAAGGCCGATCGACTGGACCTTACTTATCATCTCCTGCAGGCATTGCTGATAAAAAGCCGCCAGATTTATCGTCAGACACTCTCGGCCATCGAGTATTCGCAGCCCGTGTCGTTGGTTGAGCGGTTTCAGAGTTTGTTACAGATGTATTATCTGCCTGATCCTAATCAGGAAACCCCTATATTACTAACCGTTCATGAAGCGGCCGACCGCCTGCATATTCATCCGCACTATTTAAGTGATATTCTGAAAAAATATACCGGTAAAACGGCTTTGCAGCATATTCGGGAGCGAACCGTATTTGAGGCACAGAACCTGATGCGGAATACGGACCTTACGGTGGCTGAAGTAGGCTATCGGCTACGTTTCGAAGATCCGTCGAATTTTACGAAGTTTTTTAAGAGCATAACAGGCATGACACCCCGCGCATACCGCGAGCAGCTCTTTGCCGTGGCTGCATAAGCTAATCGAAACTGGTAGTTTTGCCAGGCCAAATTTACGAATCTGCATTTTTTACCAGTGAATCTACCAAACCTACCTGTTCTAGCGGCAGGCCCGCTGGTAATTTTGACCCACTACTAAATGGAGTTAACGCTTAATTCTGTAGGTGCCAATTACTTACCAGATTTATCATGTGGATTGTTCGCTTAGCGTTAGAGAAAAAATACACCATCGCCGTGATGGCGTTGCTGATTCTCATTATGGGAGGGTTGTCGGTTTCGCAGATGCCGACCGACATTTTTCCGAAAATCAACATTCCGGTTGTAACCGTACTATGGGGCTATAATGGCCTGTCGACAAATGAAATGGAGAAGATGATTACCAACTTCTCCGAAACAGCGATTATCAACAACGTGAGCGATATTCAGCGGCTCGAATCGCAGACCTACAACGGAACGGCCATGCTGAAAATCTATTTTCAGCCTACGGTTAAGATCGAAGAGGCCATTGCGCAGGTAACGGCTATTTCGCAAACGATTCTGGTGCGGATGCCACCCGGCACGCAGCCTCCACTCATTGTTCGCTATAACGCAACCGATGTTCCAGTGCTTCAACTGGGGCTTTCGTCGGATAGTTTAACCGAATCGCAAATTACCGATTATTCGCAAACGCGCGTTCGGCCGCAAATTTCAACCGTACCCGGAAGCCGGTTATCCTTGCCATTCGGCGGGAAAACCCGCCAGATCATGGTCGATCTGGAGCCCGATCAACTGATAGCTTTCAATGTGACGCCCGAAGAAGTAACGAACGCTGTTACGGCGCAGAACCTGACGCTGCCGAGTGGATCGCTCCGTTTGGGTGAACGGGAATACAACGTTCGTCTCAATTCGAAGCCCGACGTAATTACGGTTTTAAACGACATTCCGATTAAAAACATTGGCGGAACAACCGTTCATATGCGCGATGTGGCCAATGTACACGATGGGGCGGCCGTTCAGGCCAACATCGTAAAGCAGGATGGTAGCAAAGGCGTTCTGATGAGCATTGTAAAAACCGGTAATGCCTCAACAACGCAGATTGTCGATAAAATCCGCAACCAGATTCTGCCAACCGTACGGGCAGCCGCCCCGTCGAATCTTCGGATTCAGGAATTGTTCGATCAGTCGGTGTTTGTACGGGCGTCGATTAAGGGCGTACTCATCGAGGGCTTAATTGCTGCTTTGCTTACGGCTGCCATGATTTTGTTGTTTCTTGGCAGTTGGCGTAGTACGCTCATTGTAGCCATATCGATCCCGTTGTCGATTCTGGCGTCGCTCATTACGCTTTATCTGCTGGGCGAAACGTTGAATATTCAGACCTTGGGTGGGCTGGCGCTGGCTATTGGGATTCTGG harbors:
- a CDS encoding TspO/MBR family protein, with the translated sequence MNDKLRQPLVVISVIFLIVMNYLSNAGAFGGRTNKEISDQYHTLITPAGYAFAIWGLIFLGLLAFAIYQATPSQRTNPRFRAIGVWVIINAVCNAIWSPLFNTEHIGLALIVILVMLTSLVIIEQQLLEKGNVPLLPTDPDETLPESAASPMETWLARIPFSIYFGWLTVATILNVAVFLKATDFSLMGLSEQTWAIAILIVGLVVGAIVFNRFRSVAYILVFAWAYAAIAVEQQGIGQIPLVAGAGAIVAIVLAIIGLISRKTPSYS
- a CDS encoding peptidylprolyl isomerase, coding for MPKAQMNTDKGTMLIEFFEKDAPKAVNNFISLAKKGFYDGVTFHRVIPNFMIQGGDPTGTGAGGPGYTIDCELTGDNQYHDRGVLSMAHRGRNTGGSQFFICHNRQNTQHLDRNHTVFGKVVEGLDVIDQIRQGDKINSITILEE
- a CDS encoding helix-turn-helix domain-containing GNAT family N-acetyltransferase encodes the protein MNSIAEVRTFNRYYTNLIGVIDRHILKSNLSLAEARVLFEIANQPNCTQTHLIEQLSIDAGYLSRIIKQFEHDELLTRNRSSTDGRASNLSLTATGQALFRTLSTESDQELGALTSHLTEQQFGQLVASMQTIRHLLSRETAMPSLTIRHDLRPGDLGLVTRYHGLWYAPEFGYDMSFEGYVAETVSEFAENYSPEKDRLWIAEADGQFVGCIAVVGRLATVGQLRWFLLDKAFRGQGVGKKLVDVALAFSRERNYKSLYLLTTTDQTTAHHIYKRAGFELTDEHEPVRLWGQTIQEQRYELML
- a CDS encoding AraC family transcriptional regulator, whose amino-acid sequence is METQLIPYYDNLPDFLKAVKSIDSTNRCFGIFPFEQFGGPGEVIPPFRSSTYVAALVTQGSGTIHLDGVPYEVKPGTLYFLRPWTVRAIHKQDQWYGSVLMFTPEFVAKRSVLSDPMREYPFYRKGAQPLIHITPDEVAELYHQFELIDKESAHPDRPKADRLDLTYHLLQALLIKSRQIYRQTLSAIEYSQPVSLVERFQSLLQMYYLPDPNQETPILLTVHEAADRLHIHPHYLSDILKKYTGKTALQHIRERTVFEAQNLMRNTDLTVAEVGYRLRFEDPSNFTKFFKSITGMTPRAYREQLFAVAA